A part of Aegilops tauschii subsp. strangulata cultivar AL8/78 chromosome 2, Aet v6.0, whole genome shotgun sequence genomic DNA contains:
- the LOC109771569 gene encoding zinc finger CCCH domain-containing protein 50, which produces MGDLPDLDRAQAAGAGRRDRLAALLELAAADDVDGMRAALEGAGEEAAELADDVGLWYGRSKAYEPRTPLMVAATYGSARVVSLLLGRAGWVDVARRPGGDGFTPLHCAASGGSCNAVQVVKMLLDAGADPATADSTGRLPADVVRAPPASADALGDLEILLGRRRALAVATSAASGASSPPLSSSPDDEGNRSPSSRSSSLSPITVDRAKKEYPVDPTLPDIKSSVYASDEFRMFAFKVRPCSRAYSHDWTECPFVHPGENARRRDPRKHPYTAVPCPNFRRPGGCPSGDNCEFSHGVFESWLHPTQYRTRLCKEGAACARRICFFAHDEDELRHVPHNSGAGLLSPRATSSIDMTAAAALGLLPGSPRHFVPPPGSPSAVNNGGAASAHWLQGSRLRSSFNARDASVEDLGLLLDWESQYLGALCLPPSSRPQPRLSTGLSIRPTAIAPTSLEDMYASEMAMSPRFTNDQGHSAYSPAHKSAILNKLHQQKGLLSPVNTNRMYSPRALDPAALVHSPIGGMSPRSPRLMEPTSPMSARFGATVTQREMYEQFSSLNKHQLPSVGSPRNSNAASWGNVGSSPMGKVDWGVDGEELDRLRCPDQPGFAEKEPDAPWGRSLNSNRGEMPLGMSGGMASGSANRPDWNNQADLLDQMAIGAWLEQLQTDQK; this is translated from the coding sequence ACGTCGGGCTCTGGTATGGCCGGAGCAAGGCGTACGAGCCGCGCACGCCGCTCATGGTGGCGGCCACGTACGGCAGCGCGCGAGTCGTCTCGCTGCTGCTCGGCCGCGCCGGCTGGGTCGATGTAGCCCGTCGGCCTGGCGGCGACGGCTTCACCCCGCTCCACTGTGCCGCCTCCGGCGGCTCCTGCAACGCCGTCCAGGTCGTCAAGATGCTGCTGGACGCTGGCGCGGACCCAGCTACTGCCGACTCCACCGGCCGCCTCCCGGCTGACGTCGTCCGGGCTCCTCCGGCTTCGGCAGACGCCCTGGGCGATCTCGAGATACTTCTTGGACGCCGCCGGGCCCTCGCCGTCGCTACCTCGGCGGCCTCTGGCGCGTCGTCCCCGCCGCTTTCGTCCTCGCCAGACGACGAGGGCAACAGGTCGCCGTCGTCGCGCTCGTCGTCGCTGTCTCCCATCACCGTGGATCGCGCCAAGAAGGAGTACCCGGTGGATCCGACGCTGCCGGACATCAAGAGCAGCGTCTATGCCTCGGACGAGTTCCGCATGTTTGCCTTCAAGGTGCGTCCGTGCTCCCGTGCTTACTCGCATGACTGGACCGAGTGCCCCTTCGTGCACCCCGGCGAAAACGCGCGCCGCCGTGACCCCCGCAAGCACCCGTACACTGCGGTGCCTTGCCCCAACTTCCGGCGCCCTGGTGGCTGCCCCAGTGGCGACAACTGTGAGTTCTCCCATGGCGTGTTCGAGAGCTGGCTGCACCCCACACAGTACCGCACCAGGCTCTGCAAGGagggagctgcttgcgcccgccGCATCTGCTTCTTCGCGCACGATGAAGATGAGCTCCGCCATGTCCCTCACAACAGTGGGGCTGGTCTGCTATCACCCCGTGCAACTTCATCAATTGACATGACTGCCGCTGCTGCACTTGGGCTTCTTCCTGGatctcctaggcactttgtgccGCCTCCGGGATCACCATCTGCCGTGAACAATGGCGGAGCTGCTTCTGCGCATTGGCTTCAAGGTAGCAGGCTGCGTTCTTCTTTCAATGCAAGAGATGCGTCAGTTGAAGACCTTGGCTTGCTCCTCGACTGGGAGTCACAGTACCTTGGGGCACTCTGCCTCCCTCCCAGCAGCCGTCCCCAGCCCCGTCTTTCTACCGGCCTTAGCATCAGGCCTACAGCAATTGCCCCCACCAGTCTTGAAGATATGTATGCTTCAGAGATGGCAATGTCACCGAGGTTCACCAATGATCAAGGTCACTCAGCCTACTCACCAGCCCACAAATCAGCCATCCTTAACAAGCTTCATCAGCAGAAGGGTCTCCTCTCGCCTGTCAACACCAACAGAATGTACTCACCAAGGGCTCTTGATCCGGCAGCGCTCGTCCATTCTCCAATTGGCGGCATGTCTCCTAGATCCCCTCGGCTCATGGAGCCAACATCGCCCATGAGTGCCCGTTTCGGAGCCACTGTCACGCAGCGTGAGATGTATGAGCAGTTCTCTTCCCTGAACAAGCACCAGCTGCCCTCCGTGGGCTCGCCACGGAATTCTAATGCTGCTTCATGGGGCAACGTGGGTTCTTCCCCAATGGGTAAGGTTGACTGGGGTGTTGATGGTGAGGAGCTGGATCGGTTGAGATGCCCTGATCAACCAGGGTTTGCAGAGAAGGAGCCAGATGCGCCATGGGGGCGGTCACTGAACAGCAACAGGGGTGAAATGCCGCTGGGCATGTCGGGAGGCATGGCTTCTGGATCGGCAAACAGGCCTGACTGGAACAACCAGGCTGATTTATTGGATCAGATGGCCATTGGTGCTTGGCTTGAGCAGCTGCAGACGGATCAGAAGTGA